In Cydia pomonella isolate Wapato2018A chromosome 27, ilCydPomo1, whole genome shotgun sequence, a single genomic region encodes these proteins:
- the LOC133532805 gene encoding uncharacterized protein LOC133532805: protein MESTREEDLHEFTVIQLKNELRSRYLPVTGNKDELVARLHQDNISKQEHGILEEYKRERTKRLSQEVELKNLQIQLDQIKKDEGNNGTAPEADKVSLILEGIWDSRWSIPLASHCCKDVEGLLSHAAA, encoded by the exons ATGGAAAGCACGAGGGAGGAAGATTTACACGAATTTACTgtaatacagttaaaaaatgAGCTCAGGTCTAGGTATTTACCCGTCACAGGGAACAAGGACGAATTGGTGGCGCGTTTACACCAAGACAACATATCGAAACAGGAACATGGGATATTGGAAGAGTATAAAAGGGAACGTACGAAAAGGTTATCACAAGAGGTCGAACTTAAAAATCTCCAAATTCAGCTCGATCAGATAAAAAAGGATGAAGGTAATAATGGTACTGCACCAG AAGCAGACAAAGTGTCATTGATCCTGGAGGGCATCTGGGACTCCCGTTGGTCCATTCCGCTAGCATCTCATTGTTGTAAGGATGTGGAAGGATTGCTATCTCATGCTGctgcataa
- the LOC133532826 gene encoding uncharacterized protein LOC133532826, translating to MPFIYSNTQTPSTMPFKYSDTQTRSTMPFIYSDSETRSTMPFIYSDPQTRSTMPFIYSDSQTRSTMPFIYSDTRTSSTMLFVYSNTLPRSTIPFIYSDTQTRSTVPFTSPDKTITKSNVNKKTYSVTERNIIRNMPIQKGNDPFINVYNYMQNHHVTSPDGKDAKRLKRPLKYNLKPRPLDGTHHSIINKDLKYFDYGTSETPVKRIHATQKSKSGFMKDEIERFSRSTNRPGLDSHFDVTKSLKSRIERFKIPLQKLASIKANFYNGEDNPFKKEIELVNNEGNIFNEPYTTSSDKLNENERFKNAVLFRSNVGHDSSKIERLENTDVTQTEWYPWIKTGAAIHNRASYMAHLPEIQTTASPIYPWILTKMFTVSTTERYQKLTSKPTFMYEYKELNPEKALRMRPETEERLNSDRQETTQKIQITPRVEPDLEYSQTTGLQEVESEPFSMFLAKLMKILASKTLKDLKGLISPFERAITTLLDSGKLIKLGMTTGSFIAQMTTSLIAPMKEIQRHIFIMQISLENRQRMLDDTFNAMLDELDNVYDVSEEEAMQRILHEAMVYPNTSKTGEQIVQGFLEDVFLHPMNRIAGTAHGNVVFENIAKVANKYNTPIEPIARRYENQYQITKYNKFRNANTQIINQGLTNGDLRKYAKHRTKEHLSGRKSNSGEMGKPKTKDEDRQTVKSNVDSKGTNESKTIVSLKCKYLENSCKIVIAPDLVYNRVYKAQSQSSLHTTDLNFTLNLLSKMAALKTLLILVVLAIVMAAAVADHVQPCDLVCDRPSDQQNECCRAHGYSGGSCNGGNTIDCY from the exons TTCCACTATGCCTTTTATATATTCAGACACTCGAACGAGCTCCACTATGCTTTTTGTATATTCAAACACTCTACCGCGGTCCACAATCCCTTTTATATATTCAGACACTCAAACGCGTTCCACGGTGCCCTTCACATCTCCAGATAAGACTATTACAAAATCCAACGTTAATAAGAAAACATACTCTGTAACAGAAAGAAACATAATACGAAATATGCCAATCCAAAAAGGAAATGACCCTTTcataaatgtatataattacATGCAAAACCATCACGTTACATCCCCTGACGGTAAAGATGCCAAAAGGCTGAAAAGACCgctgaaatataatttaaaacccAGACCATTAGATGGCACACACCactctataataaataaagatctCAAATACTTTGATTACGGAACATCAGAGACACCAGTCAAACGAATCCATGCCACTCAGAAAAGTAAATCAGGGTTTATGAAAGATGAAATTGAGAGATTCTCTAGATCAACAAATAGACCAGGTTTGGATTCACACTTTGATGTTACGAAATCATTAAAATCACGCATTGAAAGATTCAAGATACCTTTACAAAAATTAGCTTCTATAAAAGCCAACTTTTATAATGGTGAAGATAATCCTTTCAAGAAAGAAATAGAATTAGTAAACAATGAAggaaatatatttaatgaacCATATACAACATCGTcagataaattaaatgaaaatgaacGTTTCAAAAATGCGGTTTTGTTTAGATCTAACGTAGGTCACGATTCCTCAAAAATTGAAAGATTGGAAAATACCGATGTTACTCAAACAGAATGGTATCCATGGATTAAAACAGGAGCTGCTATACATAACCGAGCATCATATATGGCACATTTGCCTGAAATACAAACTACTGCTAGTCCAATATATCCATGGATACTAACAAAGATGTTTACAGTATCAACCACAGAAAGATATCAAAAGCTTACTTCTAAGCCTACATTTATGTACGAATATAAAGAGTTAAACCCAGAAAAGGCTTTGAGAATGCGTCCAGAAACCGAGGAAAGGCTAAATAGCGACAGACaagaaacaactcaaaagaTTCAGATTACTCCTAGAGTTGAACCAGATCTTGAATATTCTCAAACTACGGGTCTGCAGGAAGTGGAAAGTGAAccattttcaatgtttttggCCAAATTAATGAAGATTTTGGCTTCTAAAACCTTAAAAGATCTGAAGGGGCTCATAAGCCCATTCGAACGCGCCATCACAAC aTTGTTGGACAGCGGGAAGTTGATTAAGTTGGGAATGACGACCGGCTCATTCATTGCTCAGATGACAACATCGCTCATCGCTCCAATGAAGGAGATTCAAA GACATATCTTCATAATGCAGATCTCGCTGGAGAACCGACAGCGCATGCTGGACGATACTTTCAACGCCATGTTGGATGAGTTGGATAACGTGTATGATGTGAGTGAGGAAGAGGCCATGCAGAGGATTCTACATGAGGCGATGGTGTACCCTAACACTAGCAAGACAGGGGAGCAAATCGTACAAG GTTTTTTAGAAGATGTTTTCTTGCATCCTATGAACAGAATCGCTGGAACGGCGCATGGAAACGtagtttttgaaaatattgCTAAAGTTGCTAATAAATATAACACACCAATAGAACCTATAGCTAGGCGATACGAAAATCAATACCaaattactaaatataataaatttcgGAATG CAAATACTCAAATAATAAACCAAGGCCTAACCAATGGAGATTTGAGGAAATACGCCAAACACCGAACCAAGGAACATCTTTCTGGTAGGAAATCAAATTCGGGAGAAATGGGAAAACCTAAAACAAAAGACGAAGATAGACAAACTGTTAAAAGTAATGTCGATAGTAAAGGAACTAACGAAAGTAAA actATAGTTagtctgaaatgtaaatatttggaaaattcctgcaaaattgtaatcgCGCCCGATCTTGTTTACAACCGCGTATATAAAGCCCAGAGCCAGTCGAGTCTTCACACAACTGATCTAAACTTCACGTTGAACCTTCTATCCAAGATGGCTGCCCTCAAGACTCTGCTTATCCTCGTCGTGTTGGCGATTGTCATGGCAGCCGCCGTGGCAGACCATGTCCAACCTTGTGATCTAGTCTGCGACCGTCCATCAGATCAACAGAATGAATGCTGCCGTGCCCATGGCTATAGCGGTGGCAGCTGTAATGGAGGAAACACTATCGACTGCTACTAG